The window TTTTGAATCAATAATGGTAGAACAATCTATTTTCTGCAAGTTGGACATTTTTAACTGTACTTGAACATATTTATggtatgatttaaaaaaagctctTCATCCAGTGAAATCAGAAACTTAAACTGAACAGTGTTTTATTCCTGCTCACAGATATTGATTGAGTTTGTCAGCAGGAATTAACTTAAGAATGAACCTTAGAGTCCTTTGAATTTGTGACAGAaacaaatagaaataaaaacaaatcacatgGAGACCTATTTAATCCATCAGGTTCAGATCAATTAATGAGatagctctgtgtgtgtgtgtgtgtgtgtgtgtgtgtgtgtgtgtgtgtgtgtgtgtgtgtgtgtgtgtgtgtgtgtgtgtgtgtgtccccgtccgtccgtccgtgtCCTCGGGAGGGTGATCGGGGATCCTCAGGAGGAGCGCGGGCTGACGCAGGGATGTTTACCGGCTGCGTGCAGACGTCAGAGCGCCTACATGGTATCCCGGCATGCCGCAGGAGGCCGTCGGAGAGCCAGCAGCTGGTAGTGAGCCGTGAGAGCGGAGCGGGGCAGCAGCGGACGGTCAGCGCAGCGCACGCAGCTCCCACTACATGTGAGATCCGCCGAGCCTCCACTCACCGCGCGGGCCACGGAGAATATGCTGTTCGCGCGCCTGGCGTGTCCCCGAAGCGGCTTTTGAGTCCTCGCTGTCACCCGCTCTACATTTTGGAGgattcctccctccatcctccggATCGCACCGAACAGGCAATGACAACGGTCTCAGCAACCCCGCAGCAGATGAGGGACCGGCTGCTGCAGGCCATCGACAGTCAGAGCAATGTGAGTACCGCTGCGGCTAGCAGGCTACGCGGCTAGCATTAGCTTGTTTACCTGCACTCCGGCAAAGTCAACATTGAGATTAGCCGAACGGCTGTCAGTTCAACATTGTCTCGGTGTTTACGCTATCTGTATTTTGTGTTCGGGGTTGCCACCGATATGTTGAATGTGTCGTAAAGACTGAGAAGGGACGTGCTCTTGACTTGACAGTTCGGTAGCTAATTTAGCATCACCACCGTTGCCTGGATCAGGCAGTAATTTAGCGCTAGCTGGCGACTAGCATGCTAGCAGCTAACCTGACCGTCACCGCATATCTAACGTTAAGAACACAAAAGTCACATTCACAGTGGAAGCTCTCGTCCCTGTATGCTGTTAGCCCAGAGTCCCACGAAATGATATTTGCTTTGTCGTGGGTTGTTTTGCGCGTATGAATCCACGATTATAAACTGTGGGAGCTAGCGAGCTAACTTTAGCTTGAATAGCCGAAGCTACGTTTTAGGAAATAGCCGGACCCTTCCTTCTCAAGTTAGTCAAATGCTAACGGTAGATAGCAGCCAAGCCAGAGGGATTCATTGACACACCAACGTTTTCACGCTTTCGACATGATAATTTCTTAAGATTATTATAATGTGTCCAAGCGTTTGTAATTTTCTCTTGAGTTGACACTACTTTGCAGGGTCGCTGTGTAGCACGGACGAGCTAGCATCCTCTGGGCTAACTTGTTAGCCAACTTGCTGCCTTACACACGTTGCAAGCGCGATTGAAATAACTATTTCACGGTATCGTGACTACTGCTCGGTATTCGACGGAGTGTCAGTTGTTGGCATTATGGATTATAAAGATATTCATTGCAATCTACTTTTCCTAAACTCCTGTTGCTTTTCGTCTGGCTGGTTGTTGGAGTAGAGTCTAACATTTGCTTTACATCAAGGTGAAGTGATGCAAGCTGTTGTCTTCTTTCCAGATATGCAATATGGTGGTTGTATTGGAAGTAATTGCCTGTCTTGAAAAGTATCCTATCACCAAAGAAGCACTTGAGGTAAGACAATTGGCAGCACATAAATGCCATTAAGGAATTGTGGGGCTGAATTAATGTCTGATTTCcttgtattgtatttttttttcacaaaggaAACGCGACTTGGGAAGCTGATCAACGATGTGAGAAAGAAGACGAAGGATGAGGACCTTGCGAAGCGGGCTAAGAAACTCTTGAGGAACTGGCAGAAGCTGATTGAGCCGGGACAGGCTGTGGGCCCGAGTACGCCCGGTTCCACCAATGGCAGTTCTCATCCCTGCAGGACGGATTCCTCTTCTCCGGAGATACCCGCGTCAGGgaaaagtgtccctgaaggcaaaATCCGAAATGATGTTCACAACACGTACTCGCCGAAAGCGGAGAAATCAGGCAGCCGCAAACGGCGGGCAGAGCACAGGGAAAGCGGCGTGCATTTACCGGAAAAGATCTGTAAGCTGTCTTCGTACGACAACTCGGTCTCCCCGCTGCCCATCAACGGGACGGCGGGCAGCCCGGACGCCCCACCCGACCCGGAGGTGGTCCCGTCTCCCGACAGATCGCGAGTCGAGCACCTTGATAGTGACAAAATGCCCAGGATCCCAGTGAACGCCGTCAAGCCGCGGCCCAGCTCCCCCGGAGTGGCCAAGCTCCCGAGCACTTCCTCCCTGATCAAAGTTGcagtgatgcagcagcaggcccGTCTCgacgaggggggaggggggggctaCCAGGCCAAAAGCCCCCGCGGCCTCACCACCAGCCCTAGGAGCGCCAAGCAGGACGCCATGGCGAAGCGCCTCTTGGCGTACGCTCCGAAGGGCACGCCGGTCCCGAGCCCTTCCCCCAGGGACTCCCCCCTGCCCTCCTCCCCCGCTCGGGGGTCTCACGCCAACAAGCCGCTACATTCTTCCCACAGGTCTTCGACGCAGTGGGCGGGCTCATCCGAAGCCCCCGCCCCTCActgtccgccgccgccggacgcCCCCGCCACACTGGAGTCCCCGtcgccctccccctccccgcccccacAGAACTCTGAACTCCACCGACCCGCGGCCGAGGGCGCCGTCGATGACGTGGACGGGACGCCGGCGCTCAACTCGGAGCATAAACGGAGGAAGTACAGACCGAGAGACTATTCTGTCAACCTGGACGGGCAGAAACTAGAAGACACCAGCAAGCCGGTGCGGTTAAAAGAGCGGCGGATCACCTTCGACCCCGTCACGCGTCAGATCAAGCCGCTGCATAAGGAGCCCTCGCACGTGGAGGACGCCCCCACGCCGGACCCCGCGCAGTCCAGGCAGGGACCTGAAAGCACTGTACAGCAGCCCCCCGCGCCCGCACCCGCGCCCGCCCCCACCCTGGGTCCCGGGCCCAACCCCTTCCACCAGGCCAACTGGAAGGAGCTGTCCCGGAACGAAATCATCCAGTCGTACTTGAACCGGCAGAGCAACGTGCTCTCCTCCTCGGGGGTGCAGACCCCCGGCGCACACTTTTTCATGTCCGAGTATCTGAAAAGGGAAGAGCAGGAGATCAAGGAGGCCAAGAAGACGCACGTCCTGCAGACGGACAACTCGGTCGTGGAGACGCCGGGCGTGAGCCGGGCGCTGACGGAGCAGGACTTGGACAGGATACACACGCAGCGCTGGCCCGGCGTCAACGGTTGCTACGACAGCAAGGGCGCCTGGTTCGACTGGACAGAGTGCATATCACTGGACCCTCACGGGGACGACAGTAGACTGAACATCCTGCCATATGTTTGCCTAGActgagccccgcccccccccataacagaaagcagcagagatttagtggttttttgtttgtccGTCGCCACTTTGCAGGCACGcgaaactcctcctcctcctcctctctctgtgatCCTGGTatgaaaaggtttttaaaacaaaaacaaagaagaaaaaaagttgagtttgTGTTATCAAGggctgtttctgttttatgtttCGAAGTGAAAGCCACATAAATCACGAGGCCCGCGCCGCAAAGCGCTCCGTTCGCGCTTAGAACCGCCGAGGAGGCGAGGCGACGTCGGGACGCCTTTTCCAGGAGAGccgtgggggggtgggggggtcagctGTGCGGTCCACGTTGGTGCCCAGAGAGGGTTTGATAGTTCATCTAGCACAGCCGGAGCCGAACACGTCCGATTCTCAAATGTTCGGCAGTTACAAGAAGCTTTACGAGATATAAAGAATAAATTATAAATTTCATATCCTGTATACATCTATTTATTTTGACCAGCTCATTTATGGGATGTTCATCCAAACACCGTCAAAGAAACTTTAGATtcttttagagtttttttttttttttctttttcttattcttcctctctctcctgtgtTTGCATCAGCATGTTGTTAGCCCGATTGCTCGAGGAGGCGTACCAACGTCTGAAAAGAGCGGCCTTCGCATCCGGTCATTTACATTCCAGACTCCACCCTCTCACCTGTCGCTCCGACCCCACCTGAAGCCAAAATGTTCCAGAGACGAGCCAAACTCCCTTCACCAAACAGTTCCTGATCGGAAGTTAATATTAATCAAAGCTCGGCGTCGTGTTTGCTACGGTCCCATCGACACAGTGCGGTGCTAACTTCAGATTCAGTCCATCCAACTTTACCGTCTTCAGCGGTGTGGAATTCACTCACGTCGATCAGTGTTTGGGTTTTACGGATGTGTGAATGCTGGAGTGCACTTTGTTTCCATTCCTGTAGATATTCCTTTCCCTTCtggaatccccccccccccccccccccaaccgcGTTCTGCCGAGTTCAGCAGCCTTAACGAATGTTCGGGACGCCGAAGCCGACGTCTCGTTTGTACTCCGGGTGCGAACAGCgagcccccgccccccccatcccccccgaAACACGCCGACTTGGAGACAAAAAAACTTGATTGTTCAACCCAAAAGCTGCGAGTGTCGCATATTCTCTGCATTTTCCATGTGACAAACAACCTAATCAGTGAGTTTGGATTCCCTTTACGCTCTCGGGTCAGCGCCACTCGCATGATCCGCTCATCGTTCACTCGTCCATCCCTACCAATGTGCCTTGGTGAAAAACGGTCAATCTGGGTTTGATTccgcattaaaaacaaacattaaacacGCCTCTCCAGAGCTGAGTTTATGTGAGAAGTCCAAATCCCAGATTATTACGACGCTGGTatatgcaccgttttttttttcctttttttttttttcttcccggtTACTTTTTGTACACACTGACGGAGCAAGGGCGACGCTGCAGACAATGAGAAGCTGCACAACACAGCTGGCAATAAAGGAAAAGTGCTTCAAGCGGTTGACGAGAATCTGTTTTTCTGGAGTTGTGACGGGGCATCTTTATTTGTTCAGTGTTTAACATCTCTCAAatgtttggaaaaataaaaatgatccaAATCTCAGCTGGCTGCTGTGACTCCTGCTCCGTTCGGCCGCCTTGCAGCAGCTTGCAGTATTCTCTAGGCGCACTTGTTTTCCTCCCGCAGGTTAATTGGCGTCTCTCTGCTCCCCGAGGTGGAGATGGGTGGATGCATGTGGCGGAGTTGTACCGACCTGGTGTATCCATGCGGTGGAGCACGTCGTCTGCGTGTGATGGAACTATTTTCCTAAACAGATTCTGTGTGTTGCTACTTGTTGGATCGGCCCGGGGGCGTGGGACTACGTCACCCGGCGGATGAGCGGACGCAATGCCGTCACATGCACAGGATGAGTAACCGCATCCCTCGGGTGGGTTTTACTGCCAGACTGAACCGGTGCGCTCGCACACCTGGATGAGGTCGTCTGGTGTTTACAGATGTTTCTGAGCGCGTTGACGTCAGGTCAGACGTTTCTGAACAGCCTGTCTGGCTTTAGACAGAAGCAGACTTTAAATCTGTTGCTTAAAGATGAAGGGTGGGAAAGTAACTACCatatattaaacaaaaaaaagaagtattgcAATCAAATGTTAATAAGTCAAATTTGGTTAAACaaccattttattttgaaggttatGTGATTTACTTGTTTACCAGTTAGTTTAGTGTTGCAGTATAAGTTTTCACCATAAGATGGCGTATTGAGTCAACGTGAACACTGATTAAAGGTCTTGTATTTTGAGTGTAGGGACATTTTCACACACCAGGAACAGCCAAATGTGAACTGTGGTAGTGACTCAATGCTGCCATCTAATGTACAACAGAGTTGTTACTTAAACTTTAAATAGTGTCTCTTTAAGATATATTAAATGAGACTTCAATGGAatcagtgggggggggggggggggggggggggagggggggggggaatctgtAAAACACCTAACTTTGAAGCAACATACTCTAAAGCTTCGAGAAATACCTGGAGATCTCAAACAATATATTGAGATGTTCCGTTTACTGTCATGTTTAGTAGTCTGAGGCTTCTCACTATCAAACAGGATTTGTGGATGTCTACTTGAAGTGTCAACTTCATTAGAAAATTCCTACAACTGTTCATTTATCAGTGTGAATTGATCATGCTCCACATGAGCTGAATcacaaactttttaaaatcaaatatgTCTTTTTATACAGCAGTATTAAAGTTCTCTTTAGGTTTTCTTAAATGAATGGAAGAACTTAAGTATTTCACCACAAGTTTACAGATGTTTTGAGACCTTGAATAGAATGAATATTTAAGTAAAAGTGTAACATAAAGTGACCTGAACAGACTTTCCAAGGAAAAGCTGTTGAAGATCCAGTATGTCCAGTGTGCTGTCAGAAATCTGTTTCAGACATGAGATCAAGCTTCCTGAGGAAAACACATCGAAGCTATTTTCTGTCAAACAGTGAGTGACTGAAATGACAGACTGGCTGACAGCCCCGCTGCTGCTGACTGATCTGAAACAACAGCTGGATGTCAGGATGTGTCATTTTCAACAGAAACTGTTCGCTCAGTCATTCCTCACACTCCCTCTTACTCTGGACcaatgtgggattttttttttcttcttcattttgtgTCCCTAGGAAATGAAAGTAGCTTCAGTGTTGAAATAATAGACATAACTCGGTTTTAACACTGTCATTAATATGTGAAGACTCGGTGTTATTTGCTCTGTACAGCATCCAGGAGGACTTTGACCGATGCTGCTCTGCCAACAGAAGTCATTATCTCCACATCGACATTACATCACCTCGGGAGCTCATCTTACTAACTTCAACTTCAACTTCtgcacacttctttttttttttttacctccaacGTGACTCAGAAAAGTGCGACTATGTGTCTGGTCCACTGCTCGTCTGGAATGCAGGGCGGGACCGCTGGATCACTCCCACCGCGCAGGAATTTGGGACGTTTCCTTCCATATATGGAGTTTTTGATATAAATCGCAACCTAAGGAGAGaaagggaggggcggggccaaggATCGATTGACCGCGCTCAGAGCCAGAGAGTGCAGAGGAGGGCCGAGAGGAGCATCTCCGCGGACTTCCGGGAGCGGTGCGGCGCGCACGTTCTCGTCACTGCGCTGAGATTGGAGGGGGGAGATGGTATCTCATTAAAGGAAGTGGTTTCAAAGATTTTTAAAATATCGTGGAAGCAAACGGAGGTGGACTCAATAACATGAAACAGGAGCTCTCGATTTCAAAAAGTGTcttatgattttgtttttgattaGTCTGTAATACCACAAGTCTCAAAAATATCCAAACACCAAGTTAAGAACTGCCACATTTTAAGGACCAAATGTtagaaatgtgattttatcGCTTTGTGAGCATCACCATTTACCCACTTCGTTTCAAAAGTTGAATATCAAAACTTCAAAATCTCTTTCATGTTAGATAATGATCATTAGAGTCAAAGATTTGCCCGCTGAGTAACATTATGTGACGGGGGCTGGGTTAATAGAGCGGAAGTTTGTTGGTCGATTCCAGTTCTCCCCATGCTGAAGTGTCCTAGAGACTGAACCCTGCGTCGGCATGACACCTGCCTCCATTGGAGCGTTAAGTGCTGAACATATGTTCTTCTCTTCTGTACGGCTCAAGACTGTTCAGGGTGGAGGCTTGCTGAGTCCCAGCTCACTGTGGATGACAGCAATCTCGGTTATGGCAGAAAGTTCATCTGCTGTGGAACCAGTCTAAAGGGCGTAAACCGAAACTAGTCTATCTCTCATCACTTTGACTTTCTTCCATGATTATAAAATATGACTGGTAGGTTAAttagtgactctaaattgctcTTAGGTGTGAATGACTGCATATGTTTCTCTACGTCTGCCCTCTGATAGATGTACCTCgataaagcagatttttttaagtTAGAGAAGTGGAGCATTGATTCACTCACTGCACTGTTTGAATCCCAGATTATGTGTGAATGCTTGGATCTATTTTTCTGAAATTACCAATTTATCAAACCAATGATCTGAGAGAACTAGAGCTGATCAAATCAACAGAGAAAGATGGACACAGCCTTCACTTGCGCCTTTCCTGCATTTTTGTTTAGGTGTTTAATGAGCGCGAAGGCGTGTCTGTTCTTGAAGTGTTGAATATTCACGAGTCTCCCGGTAATAAGAGGAACCGTCTCGCTGACGCAGGAGCAGTGAAGCATCTTGACCACCGGAGCGAACTCTTTGACACGGCGCTGCTATTGGCGGctgtaaaaaagaaaggaagtaTTTAGTGGAGTGTGAGGCCTCATTGGAAGAGAAAGTCCGAGACGATTTAGCGCAGTTTTCATCCTCGAGAAGGTGTTTCTTGAACTTcttaaactccacacaggaacgTCGCATCAAACTGGATCATGTCTACGAGCCAATTTAACAAAGGGCCCTTGTACGGACTTACGGCGGAGGTCAAAAACAAGgtacgtgtgtgtgtaaatatatgtttttttttaaatattttacaatATAAAGAGATGACATCTCCATATCGCTGTAGTTTCTCCGCGCGCGCTCACGAGAGTCACCTGGCGTCCATTTTTAATGCGCGCGCCAGGTGAAAAGGTGGAGGAAAGCGCTTTTTGAAGGTTAAATAAACATTAATATGAAGTCTCGCATATTTTTTGTTGGAAGAAGTTTTAAAAatatctttgtgtttgtgttttacattTAGAGTTTGACTTGAGTGTTATTTGCTCTTTAATGGCTCAAAAACTCActttaaaggggaaaaaaagggaaaagagaaaagagcgcAGTATGGGCGTTGTCCCTCCTGGCACACTGCTATGTCGCTGTGGCAGATTTGTTATTTGCAGCACTTTGTTTTGTCCCCGCTCGGCCCTGCGTCCTGCGCCGTGACCCGCATTAGAGATAATGTAATTCTCCCTCCTCAGACCAGGAGATTCATTTCTCT of the Salarias fasciatus chromosome 18, fSalaFa1.1, whole genome shotgun sequence genome contains:
- the crsp7 gene encoding mediator of RNA polymerase II transcription subunit 26, giving the protein MTTVSATPQQMRDRLLQAIDSQSNICNMVVVLEVIACLEKYPITKEALEETRLGKLINDVRKKTKDEDLAKRAKKLLRNWQKLIEPGQAVGPSTPGSTNGSSHPCRTDSSSPEIPASGKSVPEGKIRNDVHNTYSPKAEKSGSRKRRAEHRESGVHLPEKICKLSSYDNSVSPLPINGTAGSPDAPPDPEVVPSPDRSRVEHLDSDKMPRIPVNAVKPRPSSPGVAKLPSTSSLIKVAVMQQQARLDEGGGGGYQAKSPRGLTTSPRSAKQDAMAKRLLAYAPKGTPVPSPSPRDSPLPSSPARGSHANKPLHSSHRSSTQWAGSSEAPAPHCPPPPDAPATLESPSPSPSPPPQNSELHRPAAEGAVDDVDGTPALNSEHKRRKYRPRDYSVNLDGQKLEDTSKPVRLKERRITFDPVTRQIKPLHKEPSHVEDAPTPDPAQSRQGPESTVQQPPAPAPAPAPTLGPGPNPFHQANWKELSRNEIIQSYLNRQSNVLSSSGVQTPGAHFFMSEYLKREEQEIKEAKKTHVLQTDNSVVETPGVSRALTEQDLDRIHTQRWPGVNGCYDSKGAWFDWTECISLDPHGDDSRLNILPYVCLD